A genomic region of Daphnia carinata strain CSIRO-1 chromosome 5, CSIRO_AGI_Dcar_HiC_V3, whole genome shotgun sequence contains the following coding sequences:
- the LOC130696253 gene encoding uncharacterized protein LOC130696253: MVVTCYVEGCNSGYESYEKIYFFKPKDEKVLIEWQKLIGKQNVKLKKNHSVCHKHFEDADIIKQKIFDGKDGPIVVYDLRRWKLIDGALPKLHTGKPVQNRLSVPNVGELSVLCEIANAVQPGYHTLTTHRIPEQHIINPKEIYLPVSWFWQEGSPVEEEFICSRFKWLNENKFEYTKTIIIHQNSKTIRYFVRGQQVFHENFNSQFESLEDLTACVKTFDNAQNNVNSNFSITTSDTIPKSICAAIDRQDVVQFVVEKNIQKRPSYPSKKTDGNARHQSSVKFKLPIQHSNRNVSEDDGDPKFTSMFTDHTYGVGTDKPITPVKLACETLCERNSSVADTKIPNDDWTIRPADDRAAFTLQYPHEFFSTSVSKSKELERRLVKHPISCEYKNSAYSLVSYHLETWCLGVYSPFKLDDITSTGIVKHKIRPKVIGKTIAKDGIDLHQPSFLVAQPVHFYRRSKALCPSVSKQTRKSAPELVQIENMKPHKGKIHVTLNGEPPAQLSLSDLFCEDSNSCEHFRHEGPNVRKNLFFSEICANSLSANTEKDKDESDLKLAKILLEKEAYRKKMLQKKFRRFSVKLYKSKNMARSILMAAKEFEVKRREFGISNKTKRPSIAKKAGPQTQCNQCGKMILVARMKFHLKVHSGVKSHLCELCGRAFALRNSLNSHIRFHHRGQARPKHFMCSTCGYTCRSKNHLEKHERIHTNERPFDCKYCDKKFREKGTLVRHIRTHTGEKPYACNICGTSYAARQTYVSHYRRKHEKREPGNERLPRRANGPTYSCEFCQKTFYRLLTYERHRSTHTGVAAAIRCRVSGCIFTYSDLGQLKNHMLAEHPEKAYVCKVCKKIFLTKLNLTLHQSVHDPSRGFQCSFCPTRLTAKESLVAHEKLHTRETPHECSFCEMRFHSTYLLQIHVRTHQPNHLKRKRRRKNPVDK, encoded by the exons AAAGATATACTTTTTCAAGCCAAAGGATGAGAAGGTTTTAATTGAATGGCAAAAACTGATTGGCAAACAGAAtgtcaaactgaaaaaaaatcattctgTTTGCCACAAACATTTTGAAGATGCTGACATTATCAAGCAGAAAATATTTGATGGCAAAGATGGGCCAATAGTAGTTTATGATTTACGTCGTTGGAAGCTCATTGATGGAGCTCTGCCAAAACTTCATACTG GAAAACCTGTGCAAAATAGGTTGTCTGTTCCTAACGTCGGAGAACTTAGTGTTCTCTGTGAAATAGCAAATGCTGTTCAACCAGGTTATCACACATTAACCACCCACAGAATTCCAGAACAACATATTATAAATCCTAAAGAAATTTACCTACCTGTATCATGGTTTTGGCAAGAAGGCAGTCCAGTGGAAGAGGAATTTATTTGCTCAAGATTTAAATGGCTGAACGAAAACAAGTTCGAATACACGAAGACAATCATTATCCACCAAAATAGCAAAACTATTCGCTACTTCGTCCGGGGCCAGCAAGTTTTCCATGAAAATTTCAACTCTCAATTCGAATCGCTGGAGGACCTTACGGCGTGTGTAAAAACTTTTGACAATGCACAAAACAACGTCAACTCCAACTTCTCCATCACGACAAGCGATACTATACCAAAATCAATTTGTGCTGCCATAGATAGACAAGATGTTGTTCAATTCGTTGTcgaaaaaaatatccagaaaAGGCCTTCATATCCCTCAAAGAAAACTGACGGTAACGCGCGGCATCAGTCTTCAGTGAAATTTAAATTGCCTATCCAGCATTCAAATCGAAATGTCAGTGAAGATGACGGTGATCCCAAATTTACTAGCATGTTTACAGACCACACATATGGTGTGGGTACTGACAAACCCATCACGCCGGTAAAATTAGCTTGCGAAACCCTGTGTGAAAGGAATTCATCAGTTGCCGATACGAAAATCCCTAATGATGACTGGACCATACGACCTGCTGATGATAGAGCGGCCTTCACGTTGCAATACCCTCATGAATTTTTTAGCACTAGCGTTTCCAAGTCGAAAGAACTTGAACGAAGGCTTGTTAAACATCCCATTTCCTGTGAATACAAGAACTCGGCTTACAGTTTGGTTTCGTACCATTTGGAAACATGGTGTCTTGGGGTTTATTCACCTTTCAAATTGGATGATATTACTTCCACTGGCATTGTGAAACATAAAATTCGCCCGAAAGTCATCGGAAAAACTATTGCAAAGGATGGCATCGATTTACATCAGCCGTCTTTCCTGGTTGCGCAACCAGTGCACTTCTACCGTCGCAGCAAAGCCCTATGTCCTAGTGTTTCAAAGCAAACCAGAAAATCGGCACCGGAGCTAgtccaaattgaaaatatgaAACCTCACAAGGGAAAAATTCACGTTACCTTAAATGGAGAACCGCCTGCTCAACTTTCCCTATCTGACCTCTTTTGCGAGGATAGTAATTCCTGTGAGCATTTTCGACATGAAGGACCAAACGTCCGaaagaatctcttcttttCGGAGATTTGCGCAAACAGTCTATCAGCGAACACAGAAAAAGATAAGGACGAAAGTGACCTTAAACTGGCGAAGATCTTGCTAGAGAAAGAAGCCTATCGAAAGAAaatgctacaaaaaaaatttcgtagGTTTTCTGTCAAACTTTACAA GAGCAAAAACATGGCACGTTCCATTTTGATGGCGGCCAAAGAATTTGAAGTGAAAAGACGCGAATTCggcatatcaaacaaaacaaaacggcCGTCAATCGCGAAGAAAGCTGGCC cACAAACACAGTGCAACCAGTGCGGCAAAATGATTCTAGTAGCTCGAATGAAATTCCATCTTAAAGTTCACAGTGGTGTGAAGTCACACTTATGTGAACTATGTGGCCGGGCATTTGCACTTAGGAATAGCCTTAACTCGCATATTCGATTCCATCATCGTGGACAGGCACGACCTAAACATTTCATGTGTAGCACATGTGGTTATACTTGTAGGTCGAAAAATCACTTGGAAAAACATGAAAGGATCCATACCAACGAAAGG cCGTTTGATTGCAAATACTGTGACAAGAAATTTCGGGAAAAGGGAACGCTCGTCCGCCATATCCG TACCCATACTGGTGAAAAACCATACGCGTGCAACATTTGTGGAACGTCGTACGCTGCCAG GCAAACGTACGTCAGCCACTACAGgagaaaacatgaaaaaaggGAACCAGGAAACGAACGGTTACCTCG GCGCGCTAACGGTCCCACTTACAGTTGCGAATTTTGTCAAAAAACGTTTTACAGGCTTTTGACATACGAAAGACATCGCAGCACTCACACAGGAGTTGCCGCTGCCATCCGTTGTCGGGTATCCGGCTGTATTTTCACGTATTCGGATTTGGGACAACTAAAG AATCATATGTTGGCAGAGCATCCTGAGAAAGCATATGTCTGTAAAGTGTGCAAGAAAATTTTTCTAACAAAGTTGAATCTGACTCTACATCAG TCCGTTCATGATCCTTCGCGTGGTTTCCAGTGCTCTTTTTGTCCTACGAGATTGACGGCAAAG gAAAGCTTAGTTGCACACGAAAAGCTTCATACTCGTGAAACGCCGCATGAATGTTCGTTCTGTGAAATGCGTTTCCATAGCACGTATCTGTTGCAGATTCACGTGCGCACACATCAGCCCAATCATCTCAAAAGGAAACGTCGAAGAAAAAATCCTGTTGATAAGTGA